The Natronoglycomyces albus genome has a segment encoding these proteins:
- a CDS encoding acylphosphatase codes for MSISRKHADSLRIDEVQLYGYDGPKSGYNGLSPPLGLLIRLRGHREDKSGRSSVESFGEAMVSPVHREKEWERLRKAASQLEGGELTLRRGLRDILWTRRGRNLLQRNELAGDGPAGAAVGQAIERLVARACGEAKEPATLRDRAGAKWPTVIAAGTASSEIDFKTLAQVTDWFEVYPPAEEPYPAPRNTYSGHRMPGAPHGLPQLYYFELAALRYGLTTRRYSNRFLLAEQPGNEASIGFSAADSTHVSIPSCTVVKDKLVAKAILGAAGVPVPQGFTLTARQLRADVDAFERQVQKLGFPLVAKPARGHMGYGVTANITSMGQLHQAIDRIAESEYGSGRIIVERHVKGSDYRVFATDQKVLCVMKRTRAAVIGNGRHTVAELMVWAGAIRRSNPNLSRIRFKFDVVANVLAEQGLDFSSVPKSGQEVWLARSDSISQGGVSTELLDQTHQSILDASVSAVQAVGMPYAGIDFFLEDHRKPLESQESSVIEVNNAPGTLGHLYPMFGRGVDVVAELVALTAQRSGIEVTEAVSGDMTVEMRISGHVRNVGFCEWLTKVATELGLDGWVFSTGDDIAAVVSGPQMKVLNLLKLSFKGPAKGRPEEIVTQPVSTVVPPGFENRDRSSAAP; via the coding sequence ATGTCGATAAGTCGGAAGCACGCTGATTCGCTGCGAATCGATGAAGTGCAGCTATACGGATACGACGGGCCCAAAAGCGGGTATAACGGGCTTTCCCCACCACTCGGTCTACTCATACGATTGCGCGGCCATCGTGAAGATAAATCAGGCCGTTCCTCGGTGGAGTCATTCGGGGAAGCCATGGTGTCCCCTGTTCACCGTGAGAAAGAGTGGGAACGGTTGCGGAAAGCGGCTTCTCAGCTGGAGGGCGGGGAACTGACATTGCGTCGTGGCCTGCGCGACATTCTGTGGACCAGACGAGGGCGCAACCTCCTCCAAAGGAATGAACTGGCAGGTGACGGCCCAGCCGGTGCCGCTGTGGGCCAAGCTATTGAACGGTTGGTGGCACGCGCCTGTGGTGAGGCTAAAGAGCCAGCGACGCTACGCGATCGAGCCGGGGCAAAATGGCCGACGGTCATCGCCGCTGGCACCGCGTCGAGTGAAATCGACTTCAAGACATTGGCTCAAGTCACCGATTGGTTCGAGGTTTACCCACCGGCTGAGGAGCCCTACCCGGCGCCGCGCAACACCTATAGCGGCCACCGTATGCCTGGAGCTCCGCACGGGTTGCCGCAGCTGTACTACTTTGAATTGGCGGCGCTGCGATATGGGCTCACCACCCGCCGTTACTCGAACCGTTTCCTGCTAGCCGAGCAGCCGGGAAACGAAGCATCCATTGGGTTCTCCGCAGCAGACTCCACCCACGTCAGCATTCCTAGCTGCACGGTCGTCAAAGACAAGCTCGTGGCCAAGGCAATCTTGGGCGCGGCTGGCGTTCCGGTCCCCCAAGGGTTCACCCTCACCGCTAGACAACTGCGTGCCGACGTGGACGCGTTCGAGCGCCAGGTGCAGAAGCTGGGTTTTCCGTTGGTGGCCAAGCCGGCTCGCGGGCACATGGGCTACGGCGTAACTGCGAACATCACGAGCATGGGGCAACTTCACCAGGCGATCGACCGCATAGCCGAGTCCGAATACGGCAGCGGGCGCATTATCGTGGAGCGCCACGTCAAAGGTTCCGATTACCGAGTGTTCGCGACCGACCAAAAGGTCTTGTGCGTCATGAAACGCACCCGAGCCGCTGTCATCGGCAACGGTCGACACACTGTTGCCGAGCTCATGGTGTGGGCCGGTGCGATCCGCCGTTCCAACCCCAACCTGTCACGTATCCGGTTCAAGTTCGACGTTGTCGCCAACGTTCTAGCTGAGCAAGGACTCGACTTCTCGTCGGTCCCCAAATCCGGCCAGGAGGTCTGGTTGGCCCGCTCCGACAGCATTAGCCAAGGGGGCGTGTCGACCGAGCTGTTGGACCAGACACACCAGTCGATCTTGGACGCCAGTGTCAGTGCCGTGCAGGCTGTCGGGATGCCGTATGCGGGCATTGATTTCTTTCTGGAGGACCACCGTAAGCCTCTGGAATCGCAGGAGTCATCTGTCATCGAGGTCAACAATGCCCCTGGCACGTTGGGTCACTTGTATCCCATGTTTGGGCGTGGCGTCGATGTGGTCGCCGAGCTGGTGGCATTGACCGCGCAACGTTCGGGCATCGAGGTGACCGAAGCCGTCAGCGGCGATATGACGGTCGAAATGCGAATTTCGGGCCATGTTCGTAACGTCGGGTTCTGTGAATGGTTGACAAAGGTCGCCACCGAACTTGGGCTGGACGGATGGGTGTTCTCGACGGGGGATGACATAGCCGCTGTGGTCAGCGGCCCGCAGATGAAGGTCCTTAACCTGCTCAAGCTGTCTTTCAAAGGGCCTGCGAAAGGGCGGCCCGAGGAGATCGTGACTCAACCTGTCAGCACCGTCGTACCTCCTGGATTCGAAAATCGTGACCGGTCCTCGGCCGCACCGTGA
- a CDS encoding acylphosphatase — protein sequence MTTRITLIRMAGPALSDGQAAPVIFLVGTGDSWATVRICDPDAAGEEERSGNRWRHLNQVARQLTATRNESDPGTKARPGTNCGQTAPFAQFNAHENDPLAISLRRNRTATLVSIATDVTGFALWPAPTRAIEPTPNTFADPLLPDPRFASKQATLRELAALRLGFSTQKFHNICLLAWQPTTGAGVSYRGFYSSGTNVPADAIARDKDTSRRFAQHHGLPVPAGVALDEKTDPVQATKRLRSPLVVKPAQGSLGTDVTLAVRDSTQLQAAIKRVREGAYAASGVIVEEQVEGNDYRVLATAEECVSVTRRIAAEVVGDGSSNIVELILAANAVRSANPRLRDFPLRPNAEMDSFLATQGHTMETVPAVNETVRLLRVANIGRGGSNIEVIEEAHPSLGELAMRVCRLLTLPLVGLDVILNDHRRDLAEQRHSIIEINSSPGMLMHPFPLYGPACDPYAVELARLLDHVPPKQSGDQLTTRLSIRGHVQQVGYRAWFLNRARDAKLTGWVRNTHDPDQVEALISGPAQAVAYMAGLALRGPAPSYPNEVITRPVTQTPPTDFRILATGP from the coding sequence ATGACCACAAGAATCACCCTCATTAGGATGGCGGGCCCCGCGCTTTCCGACGGCCAAGCAGCGCCCGTGATCTTCCTCGTGGGAACAGGTGATTCATGGGCAACAGTGCGCATATGCGACCCCGATGCCGCCGGAGAGGAAGAACGCAGCGGCAACCGCTGGCGGCATCTCAACCAGGTGGCGCGTCAGCTGACGGCTACCCGAAATGAATCGGACCCCGGCACTAAGGCACGACCGGGGACAAACTGCGGCCAGACCGCGCCTTTCGCCCAGTTCAACGCCCACGAGAACGACCCGCTGGCCATCTCACTACGCCGCAACCGAACAGCCACGCTGGTCTCCATAGCCACCGACGTGACCGGCTTCGCTCTCTGGCCCGCCCCCACCCGCGCCATCGAGCCGACACCGAACACGTTTGCCGATCCGCTATTGCCCGACCCTCGGTTCGCCTCCAAGCAGGCCACGCTGCGCGAACTGGCGGCCCTGCGGTTGGGATTCTCCACCCAGAAGTTCCACAACATTTGTCTACTCGCCTGGCAACCCACCACCGGAGCAGGCGTCAGCTACAGGGGTTTTTATAGTTCCGGCACCAATGTTCCCGCCGATGCGATCGCCCGCGACAAGGACACCTCGCGCAGATTCGCGCAACACCATGGCCTGCCCGTACCGGCCGGGGTCGCCTTGGATGAAAAGACAGACCCCGTCCAAGCCACCAAGCGGCTACGTTCCCCATTGGTAGTCAAACCCGCCCAGGGAAGTTTGGGAACGGACGTAACACTCGCGGTTCGAGACTCCACGCAGTTGCAAGCGGCGATTAAGCGAGTGCGGGAGGGCGCGTACGCCGCAAGCGGCGTCATCGTCGAAGAGCAGGTCGAAGGCAATGACTACCGTGTACTCGCCACCGCCGAAGAATGCGTGTCGGTCACCCGCCGCATCGCCGCTGAAGTCGTTGGCGATGGGAGCAGCAACATCGTGGAGTTGATCCTCGCGGCCAACGCTGTGCGCTCAGCCAACCCTAGACTGCGCGACTTTCCTCTCCGACCCAACGCCGAAATGGACTCGTTTCTGGCAACTCAGGGACACACCATGGAAACCGTTCCAGCTGTGAATGAGACCGTACGTCTTCTTCGAGTGGCCAATATCGGGCGTGGAGGAAGCAATATCGAGGTCATCGAGGAAGCCCACCCCTCGCTGGGCGAACTGGCCATGCGAGTCTGCCGCCTACTCACGTTGCCGCTCGTCGGGCTGGACGTGATCCTCAACGACCATCGACGCGACCTAGCAGAACAACGCCACAGCATCATAGAAATCAATAGCTCACCGGGGATGCTGATGCACCCCTTCCCGCTATATGGTCCCGCCTGCGACCCTTACGCGGTCGAATTGGCACGCCTCCTCGACCACGTTCCACCTAAGCAAAGCGGCGATCAGCTCACCACCCGTCTCAGCATCCGTGGACACGTTCAGCAAGTCGGGTACCGGGCGTGGTTTCTCAACCGCGCCCGAGACGCCAAACTGACCGGATGGGTCCGCAACACCCATGACCCCGACCAGGTTGAAGCCCTCATCAGCGGCCCGGCCCAAGCCGTGGCGTACATGGCTGGCTTGGCACTGCGAGGCCCCGCACCGTCCTACCCCAACGAAGTGATCACTCGCCCGGTCACACAGACGCCCCCAACCGACTTTCGCATCCTAGCGACCGGCCCCTGA
- a CDS encoding acylphosphatase yields the protein MQRTSQAQLHIEIGKVTVAREPIEAQQHSFHRPRQRLLTAIHLCLDGVTHKFWGSANVEPDSADRAWNELATAAQRLPGQQIDLLSWKATSTHPAVAEAINNALAAFIEEHHPKLRRKAAVGKTRDPLEVNERALATSATEYFLYPPMRALDGPDQNNFSAHLLPGAWNGPNGSALREMTALQMGLNVLRLSKNVVVISAPDHNFTLMFDHGRSPLVGHGASTVAVNKGLTRKLLIRRGLPVAPGFTISTNRMDDAVRKAEELGFPLVVKPAKGSKGDGITTRINNWDAFHRALKVALDSGFKGNRVVVERHIEGSDFRFLSTGEKVLSVARRDRAAVVGNGEHTILELITEHNAGRKRVPSCQGMLVNLTAELESWLFKQGHSLDSVPERNERVYLAGVNNVSHGGVSVEVLDQTHPSLIEAANEAVRASGLKLGGVDMIIPDHRLGIDEQELAITEVNGTPSFIGHYFPNFGPGRDVFEHELRAHLSEAGLEAQAPTEKLCVRTAVGGTVTGVGFREWLADMARQLGVDGWVRHDESRRGIEAVLYGDATAVSVLVRRSIEGPQEATVLEVFTQQHSELPKPGFAVLDTYSV from the coding sequence TTGCAACGCACTTCACAGGCACAGCTGCATATCGAGATTGGCAAAGTCACCGTGGCCAGGGAGCCCATTGAGGCACAGCAGCATAGCTTCCATCGGCCTCGGCAGCGCCTCCTTACTGCCATCCACCTCTGTCTCGACGGAGTCACGCACAAATTTTGGGGCAGCGCGAACGTGGAACCAGACAGCGCCGACCGGGCATGGAACGAACTTGCCACAGCCGCCCAGCGGCTACCGGGCCAACAGATTGACCTACTGAGTTGGAAAGCCACTTCAACCCATCCGGCAGTTGCCGAAGCCATCAACAACGCGCTGGCGGCTTTCATAGAGGAACATCATCCAAAGCTGCGGCGAAAGGCTGCCGTCGGTAAGACTCGCGATCCGCTGGAGGTCAATGAACGAGCCCTGGCCACGTCGGCCACAGAGTACTTTCTCTATCCTCCGATGCGCGCTCTCGACGGGCCCGATCAAAACAACTTCTCGGCCCATTTGCTGCCCGGGGCGTGGAACGGACCGAACGGCAGCGCATTGCGGGAGATGACGGCCCTGCAAATGGGGTTGAATGTGTTGCGCCTGTCGAAAAATGTGGTCGTTATTTCCGCTCCCGACCATAACTTCACTCTCATGTTCGATCACGGACGTTCGCCGCTAGTTGGGCACGGGGCCTCAACGGTCGCAGTCAACAAGGGTTTGACCCGCAAGCTACTGATTCGGCGTGGCCTTCCCGTCGCTCCAGGTTTCACCATCTCCACCAACCGCATGGACGATGCTGTGCGCAAGGCCGAAGAGCTGGGTTTTCCCTTGGTGGTGAAACCAGCTAAAGGCTCCAAGGGTGACGGCATCACCACCCGCATCAACAATTGGGACGCCTTTCACAGGGCTTTGAAAGTCGCGTTGGACTCTGGCTTTAAGGGCAACCGAGTGGTCGTGGAACGGCATATCGAGGGGTCCGATTTTCGTTTCCTCTCCACCGGAGAAAAAGTGCTGTCGGTGGCGCGGCGTGACCGGGCCGCAGTGGTCGGTAACGGCGAGCACACGATTTTGGAACTGATCACTGAGCACAACGCGGGCCGTAAACGGGTCCCCTCTTGCCAGGGCATGTTGGTCAACCTGACTGCGGAACTGGAATCGTGGCTGTTCAAGCAGGGCCATAGTTTGGATTCGGTTCCGGAACGAAACGAGCGGGTCTATTTGGCGGGCGTGAACAATGTCAGTCACGGCGGCGTCAGCGTGGAGGTGCTCGACCAGACCCATCCGTCACTGATCGAGGCCGCGAACGAGGCGGTACGGGCCTCGGGGTTGAAGCTGGGCGGGGTTGACATGATCATCCCCGATCACCGGCTCGGAATCGATGAGCAGGAGCTGGCGATTACAGAGGTGAACGGGACACCCAGCTTTATCGGCCATTATTTCCCTAACTTTGGGCCAGGCCGTGACGTGTTCGAACACGAATTGCGTGCTCATCTGAGCGAGGCCGGGCTTGAAGCTCAAGCCCCCACCGAGAAGCTGTGCGTGCGGACCGCCGTCGGCGGCACTGTCACCGGTGTGGGGTTCCGTGAATGGTTGGCTGATATGGCCCGCCAGCTGGGAGTCGACGGCTGGGTGCGCCACGATGAATCACGACGAGGAATCGAGGCCGTTCTCTACGGTGACGCGACCGCTGTGTCGGTCTTGGTCAGGCGAAGCATCGAGGGACCTCAGGAGGCGACCGTGTTGGAAGTGTTCACCCAACAGCATTCAGAGCTCCCCAAGCCTGGATTTGCCGTCCTGGACACCTACTCGGTTTGA
- a CDS encoding acylphosphatase, with amino-acid sequence MSPTEYLEEFVPGGSQTLKSVSLREARALQMGLSVRTYDAEMMMLEQPGYAARAGFYKLTDQTVGRSNVTLTGDKGITRDQLQLHGLPIARGMTFGVNDKDAMLKQAPELGYPLVVKPSNGSKGQDITTGITSVDELGRAFDLAAAGAKARNGVVVEQHIDGDDYRLLTLDGIVVSVLRREPGSTYGDGVSTVLELVIAANAARQRNPHLRGRLVKIDANLDRVLAKQGLNLQSVPSFDQAVTLVQVANISQGGSSTEVLHETHSSVLELAGQAARVLGMPQAGVDILMPDHRRPVDEQRLTITEVNSNSDLNMHTFPCFGKAVEISEPVVRNAARGAGMRPTELQPDPAVRLTIFGHVQGVGFQAWLKNCARELDLRGWAENRDYDTVTVHLEGPIKRIVHLAAMARRGPAKAVVAELLTEPVPSEGFTEFTAL; translated from the coding sequence GTGTCTCCGACGGAGTACCTCGAAGAGTTCGTTCCTGGCGGCAGCCAAACACTCAAATCGGTATCGCTGCGGGAGGCACGCGCGCTCCAAATGGGTCTATCGGTTCGTACCTACGATGCCGAGATGATGATGCTCGAACAGCCCGGCTACGCAGCGCGAGCCGGATTCTACAAACTCACCGATCAAACTGTGGGCCGATCCAACGTGACTCTCACCGGCGATAAAGGCATTACCCGGGACCAACTCCAGCTCCACGGACTGCCGATCGCCCGTGGCATGACCTTCGGCGTCAACGATAAAGACGCGATGCTTAAACAAGCCCCTGAGCTGGGGTACCCGCTCGTGGTCAAACCCTCCAATGGCTCGAAGGGCCAAGACATCACCACTGGTATCACTTCCGTGGACGAGCTCGGGCGTGCTTTTGATCTCGCCGCTGCGGGAGCAAAGGCCCGCAATGGGGTTGTGGTCGAACAACACATAGACGGAGACGACTACCGCCTCCTTACTCTTGATGGCATCGTCGTTTCGGTCCTGCGCCGCGAACCTGGCTCAACATACGGAGACGGTGTCAGCACTGTCCTTGAACTTGTCATCGCCGCCAACGCGGCCCGGCAACGCAATCCGCACTTGCGCGGACGCCTGGTGAAGATCGACGCCAATCTCGACCGTGTGCTCGCCAAGCAGGGCCTCAACCTACAGTCGGTTCCATCGTTTGACCAAGCCGTGACACTGGTGCAAGTGGCGAACATCAGTCAAGGTGGCAGTAGCACCGAGGTCTTGCATGAAACCCATTCCTCGGTGCTAGAGCTAGCGGGCCAGGCCGCCCGAGTCCTGGGAATGCCCCAGGCAGGTGTCGACATCCTCATGCCCGATCACCGTAGACCTGTGGACGAACAGCGTCTCACAATCACCGAGGTCAACAGCAACTCTGATCTCAATATGCATACCTTCCCCTGTTTTGGGAAGGCTGTGGAGATAAGCGAACCAGTCGTACGTAACGCGGCGCGCGGAGCAGGTATGCGGCCGACGGAGTTGCAACCAGACCCTGCGGTCCGCCTGACCATTTTCGGACACGTCCAAGGGGTCGGATTCCAGGCTTGGCTTAAGAACTGCGCGCGAGAGCTTGACTTGCGCGGATGGGCGGAGAATCGGGACTACGATACGGTCACCGTGCATCTAGAGGGCCCCATCAAACGGATTGTCCATCTGGCAGCAATGGCCCGCCGTGGCCCAGCCAAGGCGGTAGTCGCAGAGTTGCTGACTGAACCAGTGCCCAGCGAGGGCTTCACTGAGTTCACTGCACTTTGA
- a CDS encoding acylphosphatase — MPRRELHVDKVTLLRHVGVKPSALNLQPTRGYLVGLQGRFRNQPLTTWGEWIKGLDNSEEDWDTLRKIAQTLPGTSISLKKWAADRENRLPWTTSLDGVANLAVESALFNGLWDTNMMYSPLANTGRLRARVLSTRIKVPHSPTALKSRTQREKLADKLAHCNAKVLFVRGVGDVELDRLRLRFAARAAASVARGLTVWLEPAGHYSVADAHYLVLKSVRLINKLQDGPRVVIDQPLERTSLREQLKLQEAADEHSGPTGQKLFIASNAASVEEVAQFRRHAPTVSLIFDPDEWGSLAAMVPAARMYKKHSDMAGTIWLRSSRFDDGRVAAAENLLMSSAPGIDFCLQPERRKDWPALHIAGQPESELDLAEVAPLVDAFETYPQPVKLTVSKPNDYAEEVLPGRRIAAMNDARRERAALQLGFSTQRFRKNNLIITHPGSGETISYQGFSTSESAAAFEEFADERTAVESVASQVGLQACEPHQSTTTLFRVLSTPQEVLSVIRIDRPQVVADGHSTIAELVLAVNAARSRNPCLQASPIPLDDTVTAYLRELDLRLDSIPPQDTVVPLASTARISHGAITTEVLDECHHTVAKVAKRVMATLRIPLGSIDLLLDDHRKSLEEQEAALMEINSAPNLLSHNYPMYGPSRDQYLAELRHFIGRRELAQPPSRDTVAVHVTVRGLVQKVGYRRWFASRAEELGLSGWVTNRDDPTQVQAHLSGPVEAVASLTRLAIYGSRASYPSEVLTEPIDPAEIDLNGAQFEIRQ, encoded by the coding sequence TTGCCACGAAGAGAGCTCCACGTCGACAAAGTCACCCTTCTGCGGCACGTCGGCGTTAAACCCTCCGCCCTGAACCTGCAACCCACCCGGGGATACCTAGTCGGTCTCCAAGGCCGGTTCCGCAACCAGCCGCTCACAACCTGGGGCGAATGGATCAAAGGACTCGACAACTCAGAGGAAGACTGGGACACTCTTCGCAAAATCGCCCAGACCCTACCTGGCACCTCCATCTCGTTGAAAAAATGGGCCGCTGACCGCGAAAATCGACTCCCCTGGACCACCTCACTCGACGGAGTCGCGAACCTAGCGGTCGAAAGCGCCCTGTTCAACGGCCTCTGGGACACAAATATGATGTACAGCCCGCTGGCGAACACCGGACGGCTGCGAGCCCGAGTGCTGAGCACCCGCATCAAAGTCCCCCACTCCCCCACCGCTTTGAAGTCACGCACCCAACGGGAGAAACTGGCCGACAAACTCGCCCATTGCAACGCGAAAGTCCTGTTCGTTCGCGGAGTCGGCGACGTCGAATTGGACCGACTGCGGCTACGTTTCGCAGCCCGCGCGGCCGCTAGCGTCGCCCGAGGCCTCACCGTATGGCTGGAGCCTGCCGGACACTACAGTGTGGCCGACGCCCACTATCTGGTGTTGAAATCGGTGCGACTGATCAACAAGCTTCAGGACGGCCCGCGCGTCGTCATCGACCAGCCCTTGGAACGCACTTCCTTGCGCGAACAGCTAAAACTGCAAGAGGCCGCCGACGAGCATTCTGGCCCCACCGGCCAAAAACTATTCATCGCCTCCAATGCCGCCTCGGTTGAGGAGGTTGCCCAGTTCCGCCGTCACGCGCCTACCGTGAGTCTCATCTTCGACCCCGACGAGTGGGGTTCACTAGCCGCGATGGTGCCCGCCGCCCGCATGTACAAAAAGCATTCCGACATGGCCGGAACAATTTGGCTGCGGTCCTCTCGCTTCGATGACGGCCGAGTGGCCGCGGCGGAAAACCTGCTGATGTCATCGGCACCGGGAATCGACTTTTGTCTGCAACCGGAACGCCGCAAGGACTGGCCCGCCCTACACATCGCGGGTCAACCAGAATCAGAACTGGACCTGGCGGAAGTAGCCCCACTCGTTGACGCCTTCGAGACATACCCCCAGCCAGTGAAGTTGACCGTCAGCAAGCCCAATGACTATGCCGAAGAGGTATTGCCGGGCCGCCGCATCGCCGCCATGAACGACGCCCGCCGCGAACGGGCCGCATTGCAGCTAGGATTCTCCACCCAGCGATTCCGTAAAAATAACCTCATCATCACCCATCCAGGCAGCGGCGAAACCATCTCCTATCAAGGGTTCTCGACCTCGGAGAGCGCGGCTGCGTTCGAGGAATTCGCCGATGAACGCACCGCCGTGGAATCTGTGGCCTCACAGGTGGGCTTGCAAGCGTGCGAGCCACACCAAAGTACGACGACGTTGTTCCGGGTCCTGTCGACGCCGCAGGAGGTGCTGTCGGTGATCCGCATTGACCGCCCGCAGGTGGTCGCCGACGGGCACAGCACCATCGCCGAGCTAGTTCTGGCCGTCAACGCGGCCCGCAGCCGCAACCCGTGCCTGCAAGCCAGCCCCATCCCCTTGGACGACACGGTCACGGCTTATTTGCGCGAACTAGACCTGCGGCTAGACTCGATTCCGCCCCAAGACACGGTCGTTCCCCTAGCGTCGACGGCGCGTATCAGCCACGGAGCGATCACCACTGAGGTGCTCGACGAATGCCACCACACGGTCGCGAAGGTGGCCAAGCGAGTTATGGCTACCCTGCGCATACCCTTGGGCAGCATCGACCTGCTACTCGACGACCACCGGAAGTCCCTTGAGGAGCAAGAGGCGGCGCTGATGGAGATCAACAGCGCGCCCAACCTGCTGTCCCACAACTATCCGATGTATGGCCCCTCCCGCGATCAGTATCTGGCCGAACTACGACACTTCATCGGCCGACGCGAACTCGCTCAACCACCGTCCCGAGACACAGTGGCAGTGCACGTCACCGTACGCGGATTGGTGCAAAAGGTTGGGTACCGGCGTTGGTTCGCATCCCGAGCCGAGGAGTTGGGTCTCAGTGGCTGGGTCACCAACCGTGACGACCCAACGCAAGTCCAGGCGCACCTCAGCGGACCAGTGGAGGCCGTGGCTAGTTTGACGCGGCTGGCCATCTACGGTTCACGAGCCTCCTACCCCAGCGAGGTCCTCACAGAGCCAATCGACCCTGCGGAAATCGACCTCAACGGGGCCCAGTTTGAGATACGGCAATAG
- a CDS encoding NTP transferase domain-containing protein, translated as MSTNIVILAAGVGSRLGKPHPKPLTPLTSGQTILHRALSQLTSRFNRHSIHLVVGFKKEMIMEEVPDVGFIYNQAYGDTNTCKSLLKALTILGPGGVLWMNGDVVFDDMVLDQLLPHIAMDRSFVAVNTSSVAEEEVKYTLDSEGFINQLSKTVSEGALGEAVGINYISSTDRTLLAKRLEECEDQDYFERGIELAIERDGVQMEAVDISQHQVIEVDFAEDLDEANKFFT; from the coding sequence ATGTCGACCAATATCGTCATCCTCGCCGCCGGAGTCGGTTCCCGACTTGGGAAACCCCATCCGAAACCGCTGACTCCCTTGACCAGCGGCCAGACGATTCTGCACCGGGCGCTGAGCCAGCTGACTTCTCGCTTCAACCGCCACTCGATCCACCTGGTCGTCGGCTTCAAAAAAGAGATGATCATGGAGGAAGTGCCTGACGTTGGTTTCATCTACAACCAGGCATACGGCGACACCAACACTTGTAAGAGTCTCCTCAAAGCCCTCACGATTCTTGGACCGGGGGGAGTTTTGTGGATGAACGGTGACGTCGTCTTCGATGACATGGTTCTCGACCAGCTGCTCCCGCACATCGCCATGGACCGCTCTTTTGTCGCCGTGAACACATCCTCGGTCGCCGAGGAAGAGGTCAAGTACACGTTGGACAGCGAGGGCTTTATCAATCAGCTGTCCAAGACCGTCTCCGAAGGAGCGCTCGGAGAGGCTGTCGGCATCAACTATATTTCCTCCACCGACCGCACTTTGCTGGCCAAGCGGCTCGAAGAGTGCGAGGACCAAGACTATTTCGAACGTGGCATCGAGTTGGCCATCGAACGCGATGGGGTGCAAATGGAGGCTGTCGACATTTCGCAGCACCAGGTCATCGAAGTCGATTTCGCCGAGGACCTCGACGAGGCCAACAAGTTCTTTACCTAG